The DNA sequence TAAAAGAAACAAGCTGTGATCGTGATTCTCTTTTTAATTTACGTTCTTCCTCTTTAGAGGGACCGCCCTCCAGAGGAGCACTGGGATCTACGTGTGACATTTAATCAACCTCCTACTCCGAGTAGATAAACAACTGTAAAGATGAAAACCCATACTACATCGATAAAGTGCCAGTAAAGCACTGCTGTATAAAATTTCGGGGCGTTTGAAAGTGTTATCCCGCCTTTGCGGTAACGGATAAGAAGGGTTGTAATCCAACCTACACCAAATGCCACGTGAGCACCGTGAGTTCCAACAAGTGTATAGAAAGAGGATGCAAAGGCACTTACTGTAAAGCCCAATCCATAATTGTAGTAAACAACGAATTCGTAAATTTCAAAACCGAGGAACGCGGCTCCTAATATAACGGTTCCTGCCATCCACAGAATAAGTTTTTTGTGGTTACCTCTCTTCATGTTAATTACGGCAAACACACTTGTAAGACTGCTCGTTAAAAGAATCATCGTCATGATGAATACAAGATCGAGGTGAAAGAGATCCTGAGCGGTCGGCCCTCCCTCGGTACTGCTCCG is a window from the Alkalicoccus halolimnae genome containing:
- a CDS encoding cytochrome (ubi)quinol oxidase subunit III, with amino-acid sequence MAADHAIERQSLPPDPQKATLEGRNKYLGFWFFLGGETVLFGTLFGTFLGLRSSTEGGPTAQDLFHLDLVFIMTMILLTSSLTSVFAVINMKRGNHKKLILWMAGTVILGAAFLGFEIYEFVVYYNYGLGFTVSAFASSFYTLVGTHGAHVAFGVGWITTLLIRYRKGGITLSNAPKFYTAVLYWHFIDVVWVFIFTVVYLLGVGG